One stretch of Bacteroidota bacterium DNA includes these proteins:
- a CDS encoding electron transfer flavoprotein subunit beta/FixA family protein, which yields MKLLVCISKAPDTTSKISFTNNNTTFNESGVQFIVNPYDEWFALVRALEIKETLGGSVTIITVGTAVDDAIIRKALAIGADEAVRIDAQPLDALYVAKQLAAYAKGKDFDIILTGKETIDYNGSQVGGMLAELLDQPFISHASKLDINANTATLEIDIPGGSEVVEVNTPFVVSASKGMAEARIPNMRGIMAARTKPLNVVAPVDLPTHTSIKSYSLPVEKKGCKMIPAETPEQLIELLHNEAKAI from the coding sequence ATGAAATTATTAGTTTGCATAAGCAAAGCTCCTGATACCACAAGTAAAATCAGCTTCACAAATAACAATACTACTTTCAATGAAAGTGGAGTACAATTTATTGTTAACCCTTATGATGAATGGTTTGCACTTGTGAGAGCCCTGGAAATTAAAGAAACACTTGGCGGAAGTGTTACAATTATAACCGTTGGAACCGCTGTTGATGATGCCATTATAAGGAAAGCCTTGGCAATTGGAGCAGATGAAGCAGTGAGAATAGATGCTCAGCCTCTTGATGCTTTATATGTGGCAAAACAATTAGCAGCTTATGCTAAAGGCAAAGATTTCGATATAATTTTAACAGGGAAGGAAACAATTGATTATAATGGTTCACAAGTTGGAGGAATGCTAGCCGAATTACTTGATCAACCCTTTATTTCACATGCTTCCAAATTAGATATTAACGCTAACACAGCCACCCTTGAAATAGACATTCCTGGTGGATCGGAAGTAGTTGAAGTAAATACTCCATTTGTAGTTAGTGCTTCAAAAGGCATGGCAGAGGCCAGAATACCAAATATGCGTGGAATTATGGCTGCTCGAACTAAGCCTTTAAATGTTGTTGCACCTGTTGATTTACCAACACACACTTCAATAAAATCGTACAGCTTGCCTGTTGAGAAAAAAGGTTGCAAAATGATTCCAGCTGAAACGCCAGAACAGTTAATCGAGCTACTTCACAATGAGGCAAAAGCCATTTAA
- a CDS encoding pyruvate dehydrogenase complex E1 component subunit beta — protein sequence MRTIKLRDALREAMVEEMRRDDKVFLMGEEVAEYNGAYKVSQGMLDEFGPKRVIDTPIAELGFAGIGVGAAMNGLRPIIEFMTFNFSLVAIDQVINSAAKIMSMSGGQFHAPMVFRGPTGSAGQLSSQHSQAFESWYANCPGLKVIVPSTPYDAKGLLKSAIRDNDPVIFMESEQMYGEMGEVPDSEYLIPIGLADVKRKGKDVTLVTFGKITKVALAAAVELEKEGISAEVIDLRTVRPIDYATVIESIKKTNRMVMVEESWPLGSIASEVAFKVQREAFDYLDAPVLRVTGKDVPLPYAPTLIEAYLPNIERVVKAVKAVMYIKS from the coding sequence ATGAGAACAATTAAATTAAGAGATGCTTTGCGTGAAGCAATGGTTGAAGAGATGAGAAGGGATGATAAAGTGTTTTTGATGGGCGAGGAAGTTGCTGAATACAACGGGGCATATAAAGTAAGTCAGGGAATGTTGGATGAATTCGGTCCAAAAAGAGTTATTGATACACCCATTGCAGAACTTGGTTTTGCAGGTATTGGCGTTGGAGCTGCAATGAATGGATTAAGGCCAATAATCGAATTTATGACCTTTAACTTTTCCCTGGTTGCAATTGACCAGGTTATTAATTCAGCCGCAAAAATTATGTCCATGTCAGGTGGGCAATTTCATGCACCCATGGTATTTAGGGGCCCAACAGGATCTGCAGGGCAATTGAGTTCACAGCACTCCCAGGCTTTTGAAAGCTGGTATGCAAACTGCCCAGGATTAAAAGTAATAGTTCCTTCCACCCCTTACGATGCCAAAGGTTTATTGAAATCTGCAATCAGGGATAACGATCCGGTTATTTTTATGGAATCAGAACAAATGTATGGAGAGATGGGAGAGGTTCCTGATAGTGAATATTTAATTCCAATCGGACTGGCAGATGTGAAAAGAAAAGGCAAGGATGTTACTTTAGTAACTTTTGGAAAAATCACCAAGGTTGCTTTAGCAGCGGCAGTTGAATTAGAAAAAGAAGGCATTTCTGCTGAAGTAATTGATTTAAGAACAGTAAGGCCAATTGATTATGCCACTGTTATTGAATCAATAAAAAAAACAAACAGGATGGTAATGGTTGAAGAAAGCTGGCCTCTTGGAAGTATTGCCTCTGAGGTTGCGTTTAAAGTTCAGCGTGAAGCTTTTGATTACCTGGATGCACCTGTGTTAAGGGTAACCGGAAAAGATGTTCCATTACCTTATGCTCCCACTTTAATCGAAGCCTATTTGCCTAATATAGAAAGAGTAGTGAAAGCAGTAAAAGCAGTAATGTATATAAAGTCATAA